From Pirellulales bacterium, a single genomic window includes:
- the groL gene encoding chaperonin GroEL (60 kDa chaperone family; promotes refolding of misfolded polypeptides especially under stressful conditions; forms two stacked rings of heptamers to form a barrel-shaped 14mer; ends can be capped by GroES; misfolded proteins enter the barrel where they are refolded when GroES binds), with protein sequence MVFDDEARQPLLAGVSKLARAVRSTLGPRGRNAVLDKGWGSPKVTKDGVTVAEDIELEDAFENLGAQLVKEAASKTNDVAGDGTTTATVLAEAIFREGLKMISAGADPMALQRGIHKATDALVEAIKKLATPINEKNKTEIKQVATIAGNGDASIGEVLSDAFLKVGKDGVITVEEGKQAETTVEVVEGMQFDRGYLSPHFVTNQDSQTVELENCYLLIYEEKISSAKSLVPLLEAISKSAKPLLIIAEDVEGEALATLVVNKMRGILNVAAVKAPGYGDRRKAMLGDLAVLTGGTAIFKDLGIQLDAVKLTDLGRAKKIIIDSENTTLVGGAGKKPDIDGRAEQIRREIEVTESDYDREKLQERLAKLAGGVAQINCGAATETEMKERKALLEDAKAATQAALEEGIVPGGGVALIRSEKALDKLDLKGDEALGAKIIRNVLDYPLRAIATNAGVDGAVVVNRVRHLKGKNEGYDADKAQYCDLVAAGIIDPAKVVRTALQNAASVAALLLTTEALVTEIPKEEEEGGDHHAHDHGMGGMGGMGGGMGGMGGMGGMDMGGMGGMM encoded by the coding sequence ATGGTGTTCGATGACGAGGCTCGTCAGCCGCTCTTGGCAGGCGTCTCAAAGCTGGCCCGGGCCGTTCGCAGTACCCTCGGGCCGCGTGGCCGTAACGCCGTGCTGGACAAGGGCTGGGGCTCGCCGAAGGTCACCAAGGACGGCGTGACCGTTGCCGAAGACATCGAGCTTGAGGATGCCTTCGAGAACCTGGGCGCGCAACTCGTCAAGGAAGCCGCCAGCAAGACGAATGACGTCGCGGGCGACGGCACCACGACTGCCACCGTACTGGCCGAAGCGATCTTCCGCGAAGGGCTAAAAATGATCTCGGCCGGCGCCGATCCGATGGCCCTGCAGCGCGGTATCCATAAGGCCACCGATGCGCTCGTCGAGGCGATCAAGAAGCTAGCCACGCCGATCAACGAAAAGAACAAGACCGAGATCAAGCAGGTCGCCACGATCGCCGGCAACGGCGACGCCAGCATCGGCGAAGTGCTGTCGGACGCGTTCTTGAAAGTCGGCAAAGACGGCGTCATCACCGTCGAAGAAGGCAAGCAGGCCGAAACGACCGTCGAAGTGGTCGAAGGCATGCAGTTCGATCGCGGCTATCTCTCGCCACACTTCGTCACGAATCAGGACAGCCAGACCGTCGAGTTGGAAAACTGCTACCTGCTGATTTACGAAGAAAAGATCTCGAGTGCCAAGAGCCTGGTGCCGTTGCTCGAAGCCATCAGTAAGTCGGCCAAGCCGCTGTTGATCATTGCCGAGGACGTCGAAGGCGAGGCTCTGGCCACGCTGGTCGTCAACAAGATGCGAGGCATTCTGAATGTCGCCGCGGTAAAGGCCCCGGGCTACGGCGATCGTCGCAAGGCGATGCTGGGTGACCTGGCCGTGCTGACCGGCGGCACGGCGATCTTCAAAGACCTGGGCATTCAGCTCGACGCAGTCAAGCTGACGGACTTGGGACGTGCGAAGAAGATCATCATCGACTCTGAAAACACGACGCTGGTCGGCGGCGCCGGCAAAAAGCCGGACATCGACGGCCGCGCCGAGCAGATTCGCCGCGAAATCGAGGTCACGGAAAGCGATTACGATCGCGAGAAGCTGCAAGAGCGTCTGGCCAAGCTGGCCGGCGGTGTGGCCCAGATCAATTGCGGTGCCGCGACCGAGACCGAGATGAAGGAGCGCAAGGCGCTGTTGGAAGATGCAAAGGCCGCGACGCAAGCCGCGCTCGAAGAAGGCATCGTTCCCGGCGGTGGCGTGGCCCTGATCCGCAGTGAAAAGGCTCTCGACAAGCTCGATCTCAAGGGAGACGAGGCACTGGGCGCGAAGATCATCCGCAATGTGCTCGACTATCCGCTACGTGCGATCGCCACTAACGCCGGCGTCGACGGCGCCGTGGTCGTAAATCGTGTTCGCCACCTGAAGGGGAAGAACGAAGGCTACGACGCCGACAAGGCGCAATACTGCGACCTGGTGGCGGCGGGTATCATCGATCCGGCCAAGGTGGTTCGCACCGCTTTGCAGAATGCGGCCAGCGTGGCCGCGTTGCTGCTGACCACGGAGGCGCTCGTCACCGAGATTCCCAAGGAAGAGGAAGAAGGGGGCGACCATCACGCACACGACCACGGCATGGGTGGTATGGGCGGAATGGGTGGAGGCATGGGAGGTATGGGTGGCATGGGGGGCATGGATATGGGTGGTATGGGCGGCATGATGTAA
- the grpE gene encoding nucleotide exchange factor GrpE: MTDHNRGNESEASRYSSSAGAQDPAEGDAPISNEVAELRTQLDEAKERALRLQAEWENFRKRARRDIEEERRYADLRLLGDLLPVLDNMQRAIEAATKSADGGGLLEGFKLVKQQMENVLAQHHCQRIEALNHPFDPHMHEAIMQQPSTEVAPNTVMHVVRDGFMLHDRVIRPAQVIVASAPAPNN; the protein is encoded by the coding sequence ATGACAGACCATAATCGTGGCAACGAAAGTGAAGCGTCGCGGTATTCGTCCTCGGCCGGCGCGCAGGACCCCGCTGAAGGAGACGCGCCGATTTCGAACGAAGTCGCCGAACTGCGTACCCAGTTGGACGAGGCCAAGGAACGGGCATTGCGATTGCAGGCCGAGTGGGAGAATTTTCGCAAGCGGGCCCGTCGCGATATCGAGGAAGAGCGCCGCTACGCGGATCTACGGCTGCTCGGCGATTTGCTCCCCGTGCTCGATAATATGCAACGCGCGATCGAGGCCGCCACGAAATCGGCCGACGGCGGCGGACTGCTCGAAGGGTTCAAATTGGTCAAGCAACAGATGGAGAACGTGCTGGCCCAGCATCACTGCCAGCGAATCGAAGCTTTGAACCACCCGTTCGACCCGCACATGCACGAGGCCATAATGCAGCAACCTTCGACCGAGGTGGCGCCAAACACGGTGATGCACGTGGTGCGGGATGGTTTCATGCTGCACGACCGGGTGATTCGTCCGGCGCAGGTGATTGTCGCTTCGGCCCCCGCGCCCAACAATTAA
- the dnaJ gene encoding molecular chaperone DnaJ, whose amino-acid sequence MAKKRDYYEVLGVERTCSGTEISTAFRKLAVKFHPDKNPGDDGAAQYFKEAAEAFEVLSDTDKRSRYDRFGHAGIDGPGGGAPHFNDVNDIFEAFGNIFGEGAFGDIFGGGRGRGGRRSTKGSDVRCDVTLDLLEAARGVTKVVHFERHEECTKCHGSGARAGTKPEKCKYCGGRGQVVQSAGIFRMQTTCPSCHGAGTMINDPCDGCRGEGYLRKRVKREVSIPAGVDNDVRLRLSGEGDPDPHGGPRGDCYCFLHVSEHSLFRRQGRDLVCQIPITYTQAALGASIEVPTIEGKEDLDVPAGTATGEVFRLRGRGMPDPHARGKGDLLVQVHVEVPKTLTPKQEELLRELAEEERANVTPHRKNFFEKLRDYFVPEDSTQVGE is encoded by the coding sequence ATGGCCAAGAAGCGCGATTACTACGAAGTTCTCGGCGTCGAGCGCACTTGCTCGGGCACCGAGATTTCCACGGCTTTCCGCAAGCTCGCGGTCAAGTTTCACCCGGACAAGAATCCGGGGGACGACGGTGCGGCGCAGTACTTTAAGGAAGCGGCCGAAGCGTTCGAGGTCTTGAGCGATACCGACAAGCGCTCGCGCTACGATCGATTTGGCCACGCCGGTATCGACGGTCCCGGTGGCGGCGCGCCCCATTTCAACGACGTTAACGACATCTTCGAGGCCTTCGGCAACATCTTCGGCGAGGGGGCGTTCGGCGACATCTTCGGCGGCGGGCGCGGCCGAGGGGGGCGTCGCTCAACCAAAGGATCCGACGTTCGCTGCGATGTAACGCTCGATCTGCTCGAAGCGGCCCGTGGCGTTACGAAGGTCGTGCATTTCGAGCGGCACGAGGAATGCACCAAATGCCATGGAAGCGGTGCGCGTGCCGGCACCAAGCCGGAGAAGTGCAAGTATTGCGGCGGACGTGGCCAGGTCGTGCAAAGTGCGGGCATCTTCCGCATGCAGACGACATGTCCCTCCTGCCACGGCGCCGGCACGATGATTAACGACCCGTGCGATGGCTGTCGGGGCGAAGGTTACTTACGCAAGCGCGTGAAGCGCGAAGTGAGCATTCCGGCCGGCGTTGACAATGACGTGCGTCTGCGTCTGTCGGGTGAAGGCGATCCGGATCCGCATGGCGGACCGCGGGGCGATTGCTACTGCTTTTTGCACGTCAGCGAGCACTCGCTGTTTCGACGGCAAGGGCGCGATCTGGTGTGTCAGATCCCCATCACGTATACGCAAGCGGCGTTGGGGGCCTCGATCGAGGTGCCGACGATCGAAGGCAAAGAGGATTTAGACGTGCCGGCCGGCACGGCCACGGGCGAGGTATTTCGCCTGCGGGGTCGCGGCATGCCCGACCCGCACGCGCGCGGCAAGGGGGACTTGCTCGTGCAGGTACACGTGGAAGTGCCGAAGACGTTGACGCCGAAGCAAGAAGAATTGCTGCGCGAGCTGGCCGAGGAAGAACGGGCCAACGTGACACCGCATCGCAAGAATTTCTTTGAGAAGTTGCGAGACTATTTCGTACCGGAAGACAGCACCCAGGTGGGCGAATAG
- the groES gene encoding co-chaperone GroES, whose amino-acid sequence MKNVKLRPLDDRVVVEPREAEERTAGGIVLPDSAKEKPQRGKVVSVGPGKLLDSGNRGQLSVSVGDEVIYGKYSGTEIELDGRDVKILRETDILAKVVN is encoded by the coding sequence ATGAAGAACGTCAAATTGCGCCCTCTGGACGATCGTGTCGTAGTCGAGCCGCGTGAAGCCGAGGAACGGACCGCCGGCGGAATCGTGCTGCCGGACTCGGCCAAGGAAAAGCCGCAACGCGGCAAGGTCGTTTCGGTCGGCCCCGGCAAGCTGCTGGATAGCGGCAACCGCGGTCAACTTTCGGTTTCGGTCGGCGACGAAGTGATCTACGGCAAGTACTCGGGCACCGAGATTGAGCTCGACGGCCGTGACGTGAAGATCCTGCGCGAGACCGACATTCTGGCCAAAGTGGTGAACTAA
- the groL gene encoding chaperonin GroEL (60 kDa chaperone family; promotes refolding of misfolded polypeptides especially under stressful conditions; forms two stacked rings of heptamers to form a barrel-shaped 14mer; ends can be capped by GroES; misfolded proteins enter the barrel where they are refolded when GroES binds): MPKQLLFEDQARAKMLKGVEKLANAVAITMGPTGRNVIINKSFGGPTVTKDGVTVSKEVELEDHFENMGAKLVNEVASKTSDIAGDGTTTATVLARAIFKEGTRNIAAGSNPMAVRRGIEKAVEAAIEHLKSLAKPVSSKEEIAQVGSISANNDRAIGDLLADAMEKVGKDGVITVEEGKGTETTLELVEGMQFDKGFISPYFINRPAEMECLLENALILIFEKKIGNLRELIPLLEKSSQSGKPLLIIAEDVEGEALATLVVNKLRGVLNICAVKAPGFGDRRKAMLGDIAVLTGGTLVSEDLGLKLENLGLEHLGRAKQIKVNKNDTTIVQGGGKPEEIKTRIQQIRNQIEATESEYDREKFQERLAKLTGGVAIISVGASSEADMKQTKARVEDALHATRAAVEEGILPGGGVALLRCRDAVEKVRGSARGDEKIGVDIVLHSLEAPMRQIVDNCGIDGSVVVDEVGQKPASVGYDANKAVYVDMFKAGVIDPLKVVRSALQNAASIAALMLTTEALVTNLDKDDKGKRVEGSVR; this comes from the coding sequence GTGCCCAAGCAATTGCTGTTCGAAGATCAGGCCCGGGCCAAGATGCTCAAAGGGGTCGAGAAACTAGCGAACGCCGTCGCCATTACGATGGGTCCGACCGGCCGGAACGTGATCATCAACAAGTCGTTCGGCGGACCCACCGTCACCAAGGACGGCGTCACGGTCAGCAAAGAGGTCGAGCTGGAAGACCACTTCGAGAACATGGGCGCAAAGCTCGTGAACGAAGTCGCGTCGAAGACCTCGGATATTGCCGGCGACGGCACCACGACGGCCACCGTGCTGGCCCGTGCGATCTTCAAGGAAGGCACCCGCAACATCGCCGCGGGCAGCAACCCGATGGCGGTTCGCCGCGGTATCGAGAAGGCGGTTGAAGCCGCGATCGAGCACCTCAAGTCGCTGGCCAAGCCGGTGTCGAGCAAGGAAGAGATCGCCCAGGTTGGCTCGATCAGCGCCAACAACGATCGCGCGATTGGCGACCTGCTGGCTGACGCGATGGAAAAGGTCGGCAAGGACGGCGTGATCACGGTCGAAGAAGGCAAGGGAACCGAGACCACGCTGGAGTTGGTCGAGGGCATGCAGTTCGACAAGGGCTTTATCTCGCCGTATTTCATCAATCGTCCGGCCGAGATGGAATGCCTGCTCGAAAACGCCTTGATCCTGATTTTCGAAAAGAAGATCGGCAATCTCCGCGAACTGATTCCGCTGTTGGAGAAGAGCAGCCAGTCGGGCAAGCCGCTTTTGATCATTGCCGAGGACGTCGAGGGCGAGGCCCTGGCGACGTTGGTCGTGAACAAACTGCGTGGCGTGCTGAACATCTGTGCCGTGAAGGCGCCGGGCTTCGGCGATCGCCGTAAGGCCATGTTGGGCGATATTGCCGTGCTGACCGGCGGCACGCTGGTCAGCGAGGACCTGGGCCTGAAGCTCGAAAATCTGGGCCTCGAGCATTTGGGTCGTGCCAAGCAGATCAAGGTCAACAAGAACGATACCACGATCGTGCAAGGCGGCGGCAAGCCCGAAGAGATCAAGACTCGCATCCAGCAGATCCGCAATCAGATCGAAGCCACGGAAAGCGAGTACGATCGCGAGAAGTTCCAAGAGCGTCTGGCGAAGCTGACCGGCGGCGTGGCGATCATTTCCGTCGGTGCCAGCAGCGAAGCCGACATGAAGCAGACCAAGGCCCGCGTCGAAGACGCGCTGCATGCCACGCGTGCCGCGGTCGAAGAAGGCATCCTGCCGGGCGGCGGCGTTGCCCTGCTGCGTTGCCGTGACGCGGTCGAAAAGGTGCGCGGTTCGGCTCGCGGCGACGAGAAGATCGGCGTCGACATCGTGCTGCATTCGCTCGAAGCACCGATGCGTCAGATCGTGGACAATTGCGGCATCGACGGCTCGGTCGTGGTTGACGAAGTCGGTCAAAAGCCGGCCAGCGTCGGTTACGATGCGAACAAGGCCGTCTACGTCGATATGTTCAAGGCCGGCGTCATCGACCCGTTGAAGGTCGTACGCAGTGCGCTGCAGAACGCCGCCAGCATCGCGGCGCTGATGTTGACCACCGAAGCGCTCGTTACTAACCTCGACAAGGATGACAAGGGCAAGCGGGTCGAGGGAAGCGTGCGTTAA
- a CDS encoding FmdB family zinc ribbon protein encodes MPTYDYVCDNCNHAFELFQPITESPKKKCPECGKSKLRRLFGTGAAIVFKGSGFYQTDYRSDAYKKRAAADKPSSESKSSDSKSSSDSKGSSSKSDKKSKSD; translated from the coding sequence GTGCCCACGTACGATTACGTTTGCGACAACTGCAATCACGCCTTCGAGCTGTTCCAGCCGATAACGGAATCGCCGAAGAAGAAGTGCCCCGAGTGCGGCAAATCGAAGCTGCGCCGACTGTTCGGCACCGGCGCTGCGATCGTCTTTAAGGGGTCGGGTTTCTACCAGACCGATTACCGCAGTGATGCGTATAAAAAGCGGGCCGCGGCCGACAAGCCGAGCAGCGAATCGAAAAGTTCGGACAGCAAAAGCTCGTCCGACTCGAAGGGATCTTCCTCGAAGTCCGACAAGAAGTCGAAGTCCGATTAG